From Ignisphaera aggregans DSM 17230, the proteins below share one genomic window:
- a CDS encoding ornithine carbamoyltransferase (COGs: COG0078 Ornithine carbamoyltransferase~InterProIPR002082:IPR006130:IPR002292:IPR006132:IPR 006131~KEGG: hbu:Hbut_1203 ornithine carbamoyltransferase~PFAM: aspartate/ornithine carbamoyltransferase Asp/Orn-binding region; aspartate/ornithine carbamoyltransferase carbamoyl-P binding domain~SPTR: A2BM26 Ornithine carbamoyltransferase~TIGRFAM: ornithine carbamoyltransferase~PFAM: Aspartate/ornithine carbamoyltransferase, carbamoyl-P binding domain; Aspartate/ornithine carbamoyltransferase, Asp/Orn binding domain~TIGRFAM: ornithine carbamoyltransferase) produces MKMFIESLRGRDLISISDLTIEELRSLIEISMELKRKYYSGERMLNIISGKILALIFEKHSTRTRVSLEVAMRQLGGTSIYLSSQELQLARGEPIKDTARVLERYVDGVAARVYRHSFLIEFAEYAKIPVINALSDIEHPLQALADIVTILEFKKSLSGIKIGFFGDGRDNVLHSLMLAVAMLGGTLYIATPQGYEPLGDIWKKAQEYSRETGAEIHIVRDPVEAAMNADVIYTDVWVSMGQEKEAEKRIRDLRPYQVNNELISYAKKDYIFMHCLPAHRGEEVTDDVIESRNSVVWIQAENRLHTAKAVLASILR; encoded by the coding sequence ATTAATAGAGATAAGCATGGAGCTTAAGAGAAAATACTATAGCGGGGAGCGGATGCTTAATATAATATCGGGTAAGATTCTTGCCCTCATATTTGAAAAACATAGTACACGTACGAGAGTGAGTTTAGAGGTAGCAATGAGACAACTCGGAGGCACATCGATTTATCTATCATCACAGGAGCTTCAATTAGCACGAGGAGAACCAATAAAGGATACTGCAAGAGTTTTAGAAAGATATGTTGATGGTGTAGCTGCGAGGGTATATAGACATAGTTTTCTCATAGAATTTGCAGAGTATGCTAAAATTCCAGTTATAAATGCTTTAAGTGATATTGAGCATCCTCTTCAAGCATTGGCAGATATTGTTACTATATTAGAGTTTAAGAAATCTTTATCGGGAATAAAAATAGGATTCTTTGGTGATGGTAGAGATAATGTTTTGCATAGTCTAATGTTGGCAGTAGCAATGCTTGGAGGTACTCTATATATAGCAACACCTCAAGGTTATGAACCTTTAGGTGACATATGGAAAAAAGCGCAAGAATATTCTAGAGAAACAGGTGCAGAAATACATATAGTTAGAGATCCTGTGGAAGCTGCGATGAATGCCGATGTTATATATACGGACGTATGGGTTAGTATGGGTCAGGAAAAAGAGGCTGAAAAAAGAATTAGAGACTTAAGACCTTATCAAGTTAACAATGAGTTAATATCCTATGCTAAGAAGGATTACATATTTATGCATTGTCTTCCAGCTCATAGAGGAGAAGAAGTTACAGATGATGTAATCGAATCTAGAAATTCTGTTGTATGGATTCAAGCAGAAAATAGACTACATACAGCTAAAGCTGTATTAGCATCTATTCTAAGATGA
- a CDS encoding hypothetical protein (KEGG: hypothetical protein LOC100009749), with product MSYGKVILEYYTLEEINLDKLSIGLYKKIDSIETNIPQEELSKFIYDEDQFISWISNTNNSSNMIKATVLYNGMMLEGLYIKSLPPSDMIINSPSLSKARKIYLLYDTHSSENISEVILRFPNSNSNIVTYDLSTQEYYVYENPIKIIDPKDLYAIVIELQDSICFFDIKEYINKHKEVKKQRSKTEKKRRKRKKKGKKRKSKKKKSS from the coding sequence ATGAGTTATGGCAAGGTGATATTAGAGTACTACACATTAGAGGAAATCAATTTAGATAAACTTTCAATTGGTCTATATAAAAAGATTGATAGTATCGAAACTAATATACCTCAGGAAGAGTTGTCTAAGTTTATATATGATGAAGATCAGTTCATTTCATGGATCTCAAATACCAATAATTCTTCAAATATGATTAAAGCAACAGTTCTATATAATGGAATGATGTTAGAAGGACTATATATAAAATCTCTTCCTCCGAGTGATATGATAATTAACAGTCCGTCCCTATCTAAAGCCAGAAAAATATATCTATTATATGATACACATAGCTCTGAGAATATTAGTGAAGTCATATTAAGATTTCCTAATTCTAATAGCAATATAGTTACCTATGACCTAAGTACCCAAGAGTACTACGTATATGAAAATCCGATAAAAATTATAGATCCAAAAGATCTATATGCAATAGTTATAGAGCTTCAAGATTCTATATGTTTCTTTGATATAAAAGAATACATCAACAAACATAAAGAGGTTAAGAAACAGCGTAGCAAAACTGAGAAAAAGAGGAGGAAGAGAAAGAAAAAGGGGAAAAAGAGAAAGAGTAAAAAGAAGAAATCATCTTAG
- a CDS encoding protein of unknown function DUF355 (COGs: COG1839 conserved hypothetical protein~InterPro IPR007153~KEGG: smr:Smar_0520 hypothetical protein~PFAM: protein of unknown function DUF355~SPTR: A3DLW8 Putative uncharacterized protein~PFAM: Adenosine specific kinase), translating into MVYNMCSSIIKFEVIDVPIPPGANVIIGRSHFIKTVEDIYEALVTHVPNIKFGLAFNEASGKRLIRYEGNDEELVKLSIDVARRIGAGHIFVLYIRNAWPINILNVLKNIQEVVQLIAATANPLQVLVAETPQGRGIIGVVDGYTPLGVETDEDKNERHLFLRKIGYKK; encoded by the coding sequence ATGGTGTATAATATGTGTTCCTCAATAATAAAATTTGAGGTTATTGATGTCCCTATACCTCCTGGAGCAAATGTTATTATAGGTCGTAGTCATTTCATTAAGACTGTAGAAGATATATATGAAGCATTAGTTACACATGTTCCTAATATAAAATTTGGTTTGGCATTCAATGAAGCGAGTGGTAAAAGACTTATAAGGTATGAGGGAAATGACGAAGAATTAGTAAAGCTTTCAATAGATGTTGCTAGAAGGATTGGTGCAGGACATATATTTGTTCTCTATATAAGGAATGCATGGCCTATCAACATCCTAAATGTTCTTAAGAATATTCAAGAAGTTGTACAACTAATTGCAGCTACTGCCAATCCTCTTCAGGTTCTCGTTGCTGAAACTCCTCAAGGTAGAGGCATAATAGGCGTGGTTGATGGATATACCCCACTAGGTGTAGAAACTGATGAAGATAAAAATGAAAGACATTTATTTTTAAGGAAGATAGGGTATAAGAAATGA
- a CDS encoding hypothetical protein (KEGG: hbu:Hbut_0943 hypothetical protein~SPTR: A2BLD0 Putative uncharacterized protein) has protein sequence MEYKMLNKIREFLDEKLIKLIDGLNPEEKKVLEYFLQNISVGSIIAQRELKAFYGIENPKDIIRKLIDLGLLEQGYGCYNLAKRLREILVKIIIKQIKGKSYS, from the coding sequence ATGGAATATAAGATGCTCAATAAAATTAGAGAGTTCTTAGATGAGAAATTGATTAAGCTTATTGATGGACTTAACCCTGAAGAGAAGAAAGTACTTGAATATTTTCTACAAAATATATCTGTAGGTAGTATAATAGCTCAAAGAGAGCTTAAAGCTTTCTATGGTATTGAAAATCCTAAAGATATAATTAGAAAGCTTATAGACCTTGGTCTCCTGGAACAGGGATATGGATGTTACAATTTAGCAAAAAGATTGCGTGAAATTCTAGTAAAAATTATTATAAAACAAATTAAAGGGAAGTCTTATTCTTAG
- a CDS encoding adenosylmethionine decarboxylase proenzyme (COGs: COG1586 S-adenosylmethionine decarboxylase~InterPro IPR003826:IPR017716~KEGG: hbu:Hbut_1074 S-adenosylmethionine decarboxylase proenzyme~PFAM: S-adenosylmethionine decarboxylase related~SPTR: A2BLQ6 S-adenosylmethionine decarboxylase proenzyme~TIGRFAM: S-adenosylmethionine decarboxylase proenzyme~PFAM: S-adenosylmethionine decarboxylase~TIGRFAM: S-adenosylmethionine decarboxylase proenzyme, Bacillus form): MWPLQRNIVVFGKHIVGNLYECDVDKLTDLSYLVNVVKEAAKIGNMTLLDIKSWKIGKGVSIIGIVLESHISIHTWPEYGFATVDVYSCGSHTDPEEAFNYIVKSLNAKRIEKKVFLRNYEVEI, translated from the coding sequence ATGTGGCCCCTACAGCGCAATATTGTAGTATTTGGAAAGCATATAGTAGGAAACTTATATGAGTGTGACGTAGATAAACTAACAGATCTATCATATTTAGTAAATGTTGTTAAAGAAGCAGCAAAAATAGGCAATATGACTCTTCTCGATATAAAGTCGTGGAAGATAGGAAAAGGTGTTAGTATTATTGGAATAGTACTTGAGAGCCACATATCAATCCATACATGGCCAGAATATGGTTTTGCAACTGTAGATGTGTATAGTTGTGGCAGTCATACAGATCCAGAAGAAGCATTTAACTATATTGTAAAGAGTTTGAATGCTAAGAGAATTGAGAAGAAAGTTTTTCTGAGAAATTACGAAGTAGAAATTTAA
- a CDS encoding ATPase, PilT family (COGs: COG1855 ATPase (PilT family)~KEGG: hbu:Hbut_1278 ATPase~SPTR: A2BM97 Conserved archaeal protein~PFAM: Type II/IV secretion system protein) has translation MHIAFEDVYIPDTTVIVERTLSKIIDRGLIRGRILIPKEYIQFFESRARRGSAIGILGLEELVSIRNKAVERGVIIDIIDSGYRETYSDIDQERLDSIAMELARKLGAKLLTHDRFRQLACKAFGVEAMVLEYYRDSSLWFEKYFDKETLSLHIKEGAPILAKKGVPGNWRLVVVEEKIQRREDLEILLEEIVRRVRAGEGIVEIERQGLLMIQLKDYRIIIVSPPIGIAYEITITRPIVRLKLEDYELPSKLIKRLEERAEGILIAGAPGMGKTTFAQALAEYYDRKGKIVKTIESPRDMKLPPTVSQYSKSYASSRELHDILLLSRPDYTVFDEMRDDEDFKIYVDLRLAGIGMIGVVHATSPIDAIQRFIGRIDIGMIPSVIDTVIFIDKGRVAKVYEISLTVKLPTGLREADLARPVVEVRDFLSGELEYEIYVFGEQTVVVPVKRIKGEIASDRVMNIVKKIIPYADVALENDTIIITLPRTLYTNSTMKLIRKVKKRLDRLGYNIDIKLT, from the coding sequence ATGCATATAGCTTTTGAGGATGTATATATACCTGATACTACGGTCATAGTCGAGAGAACATTATCAAAAATAATAGATAGGGGGTTAATTCGAGGACGTATACTAATTCCTAAGGAATATATTCAATTCTTTGAGTCTAGGGCACGTAGAGGTAGTGCTATTGGTATATTGGGTCTAGAGGAATTAGTTTCTATTAGGAATAAAGCTGTTGAGAGAGGTGTTATTATAGATATAATTGATTCAGGATATAGAGAAACATATAGTGATATCGATCAGGAACGTCTTGATAGTATAGCTATGGAGTTAGCTAGAAAACTTGGTGCTAAATTATTAACCCATGATAGATTCAGACAACTGGCATGCAAAGCATTTGGAGTAGAAGCTATGGTTTTAGAATATTATAGGGATAGTTCTTTGTGGTTTGAGAAATATTTTGATAAAGAAACACTAAGCTTACATATTAAGGAGGGAGCTCCTATATTAGCTAAAAAGGGTGTGCCTGGAAATTGGAGACTTGTTGTAGTGGAGGAGAAGATACAGAGGCGTGAGGATCTAGAAATATTGCTTGAAGAGATTGTAAGACGTGTTAGAGCTGGTGAAGGTATTGTAGAGATAGAGAGACAAGGTCTTTTAATGATACAATTAAAGGATTATAGAATAATAATTGTATCTCCACCCATTGGGATAGCATATGAAATAACCATAACAAGGCCTATAGTTAGGCTTAAATTAGAAGACTATGAACTTCCTTCAAAACTCATAAAGAGACTTGAGGAAAGAGCTGAAGGTATATTAATTGCTGGAGCACCTGGAATGGGCAAAACAACTTTTGCTCAAGCTCTTGCAGAATATTATGATAGAAAGGGAAAGATAGTGAAGACAATAGAGTCTCCAAGAGATATGAAGCTTCCTCCAACAGTATCACAATATTCAAAAAGCTATGCTTCTTCAAGAGAATTACATGATATTTTACTTCTCAGTAGACCAGACTATACAGTATTTGATGAAATGCGTGATGATGAGGACTTTAAAATCTATGTTGATTTAAGATTAGCTGGTATTGGGATGATAGGTGTTGTACATGCAACTTCTCCAATAGATGCTATTCAGCGTTTTATTGGACGAATAGATATAGGGATGATTCCAAGTGTCATAGATACTGTAATCTTTATAGATAAAGGGAGGGTGGCAAAAGTTTATGAGATTTCCTTAACTGTTAAGCTTCCCACAGGGTTGAGGGAGGCCGATCTTGCACGTCCTGTAGTAGAGGTTAGAGATTTCTTATCAGGAGAATTAGAATATGAAATTTATGTATTTGGTGAACAGACAGTTGTTGTACCAGTAAAAAGGATTAAAGGTGAAATAGCAAGTGATAGAGTTATGAATATAGTCAAAAAGATTATTCCCTATGCTGATGTCGCCTTAGAGAATGATACGATAATAATAACGTTACCTAGAACCCTATATACCAATTCAACTATGAAGCTCATAAGAAAGGTAAAGAAAAGACTTGATAGACTAGGCTATAACATTGATATAAAACTTACATAG
- a CDS encoding Resolvase, Holliday junction-type (COGs: COG1591 Holliday junction resolvase~InterPro IPR002732~KEGG: hbu:Hbut_1279 Holliday junction resolvase~PFAM: Resolvase, Holliday junction-type~SPTR: A2BM98 Holliday junction resolvase~PFAM: Archaeal holliday junction resolvase (hjc)) — MAGNSIKGRRRGFHAERELVQKLWKMGFAVIRGPASGAKIKSGIYPDVVAIKDGKIFVFEVKERKDIASIYVDKRQVEKIKEFAIRAGGEALIAVKIASVKSWKVINIDSLVDFNGSKFKIPKDAIESAEDLFNYLTKKITKTLDNYVIR, encoded by the coding sequence ATGGCTGGAAATAGTATTAAAGGTAGGAGAAGGGGTTTTCACGCTGAGAGAGAATTAGTGCAAAAGCTATGGAAAATGGGATTCGCTGTTATTAGAGGACCTGCAAGTGGTGCTAAAATCAAGTCTGGTATATATCCTGATGTTGTTGCAATAAAGGATGGAAAGATATTTGTATTTGAAGTTAAGGAGAGGAAAGATATAGCATCAATATATGTTGATAAAAGACAAGTAGAGAAAATAAAAGAGTTTGCTATTAGAGCTGGAGGTGAGGCATTAATAGCAGTTAAAATTGCTTCAGTAAAGAGTTGGAAGGTCATAAACATTGACAGTTTAGTCGACTTCAATGGGTCTAAATTCAAAATACCTAAGGATGCTATAGAATCAGCTGAAGATCTTTTTAATTATCTAACCAAGAAGATTACTAAGACTCTAGATAACTATGTAATTAGATAG
- a CDS encoding Ribosomal protein L13E (COGs: COG4352 Ribosomal protein L13E~KEGG: ape:APE_0537a 50S ribosomal protein L13e~SPTR: Q9YEN9 50S ribosomal protein L13e~PFAM: Ribosomal protein L13e) has product MDEGCCINIEIPGPIVKKPRLIKFRGIDTGTRIGRGYSIGELKAANISLSLAKQLNIPLDPRRKSVHEENVENLKKVLEQLSEVIRAKKTKPARLVVKAKTS; this is encoded by the coding sequence ATGGATGAAGGATGTTGTATAAATATTGAGATACCAGGTCCTATTGTAAAGAAGCCTAGGTTAATAAAATTTAGAGGTATTGATACAGGTACTAGGATAGGAAGAGGTTATAGTATAGGAGAGCTTAAGGCAGCAAATATAAGTTTATCATTAGCAAAACAATTAAATATACCTCTAGATCCAAGAAGGAAAAGCGTTCATGAAGAAAATGTTGAAAATCTTAAAAAGGTTTTAGAGCAATTAAGTGAGGTAATAAGAGCTAAAAAGACAAAACCTGCTAGGTTAGTTGTCAAGGCTAAAACCTCGTAG
- a CDS encoding hypothetical protein (KEGG: smr:Smar_0444 hypothetical protein~SPTR: A3DLP5 Putative uncharacterized protein), whose protein sequence is MEIKFSNEFTDSTYIVTPILESQILSPINNNIVTKISSLNAPVENAYLILVITRPNNTDIIKWKISIDRVILTREFKPHIDISINNKYIQSVFIYDISKILRNDSYLKISYEGKNHIRIDTATLLSIYRYKGFHVYLDCIVDICKAENIQKSVENLARSFNPNNIRINTGLVAERITELSVSTSNSENITTYKLVPGFNIVELNISPEKIPAIINIGSKDELTRHIFTCTFLSYEQQPRLFINKIDINEDKLLLTISNIGDSLPDKSELVILRYGVPLQKIDIEPIKPGEKSDITVDTKAIGRYKNVVLRLIWYKAFKIYYDEKTIKLP, encoded by the coding sequence ATGGAGATAAAATTTAGCAATGAATTTACTGATTCTACCTATATTGTTACACCTATTCTAGAAAGTCAAATACTTAGCCCAATAAATAATAATATAGTAACAAAGATATCTTCACTTAATGCTCCTGTAGAGAATGCATATCTAATCTTAGTTATTACAAGGCCTAATAATACTGATATTATAAAATGGAAAATATCGATTGATAGAGTGATTCTGACAAGAGAATTTAAGCCTCATATCGATATAAGTATAAACAATAAATATATACAATCAGTATTTATATACGATATTTCTAAAATACTTAGGAATGATTCCTATCTAAAAATTTCATATGAAGGTAAGAACCATATCAGAATTGACACAGCAACTCTTCTTTCAATATATAGATATAAAGGATTTCATGTGTATCTAGATTGTATTGTAGATATATGTAAAGCAGAAAATATTCAAAAATCTGTGGAGAATCTTGCAAGAAGTTTTAATCCTAACAATATAAGAATTAATACTGGTCTTGTAGCAGAAAGAATTACAGAATTATCAGTAAGTACCTCAAATTCTGAAAATATTACTACCTATAAATTAGTGCCAGGATTCAATATAGTTGAACTGAATATTTCTCCAGAAAAGATTCCAGCTATAATAAATATAGGTAGCAAAGATGAACTTACAAGACATATATTTACCTGTACATTTCTATCATATGAACAGCAACCTAGACTCTTCATAAATAAAATAGATATAAATGAAGATAAACTCCTTCTAACAATATCCAATATAGGCGATTCACTACCAGATAAATCTGAACTAGTAATATTAAGATATGGTGTTCCACTCCAAAAAATTGATATAGAACCAATAAAACCTGGAGAGAAAAGTGATATAACTGTAGATACTAAAGCTATTGGTAGATATAAAAATGTTGTTCTAAGATTGATATGGTATAAAGCATTTAAAATATACTATGATGAAAAAACTATAAAACTACCATAG
- a CDS encoding PP-loop domain protein (COGs: COG0037 ATPase of the PP-loop superfamily protein implicated in cell cycle control~InterPro IPR011063:IPR000541~KEGG: sin:YN1551_1288 PP-loop domain protein~PFAM: PP-loop domain protein~SPTR: C3NGX3 PP-loop domain protein~PFAM: PP-loop family~TIGRFAM: conserved hypothetical protein TIGR00269), which produces MKLYRLCDVCGNKPAVFLQLHTGRRLCKECFINDLKNRVVNYIRKYSLLNHNDKILVGLSGGKDSYTLFKILLEIHDPAKIIGLMIEEGINGYNREEQYVFIKNICKEFNVDCIKTDLKRELGYSVDDFMYLQHRKSLKFSACTYCGIARRRVLNYYARIYNVDKVATGHNLDDEVQTYIINILRGDIMRLVQLHPLSEVHSVSLVKRIKPLRIIYEYETAFFAYLEHYHFQETECPYISEEPTLRVRVRELLYSLENRYPGIQLRFIEYIDKILEPYVISSRYRNIELPRCINCGEPTSPNRLLCKLCELMNLLKDNR; this is translated from the coding sequence ATGAAATTATATAGACTTTGTGACGTTTGTGGAAATAAACCTGCAGTTTTCCTACAACTCCACACAGGTAGAAGATTGTGTAAGGAATGTTTTATAAATGATTTAAAAAATAGAGTTGTTAATTACATTAGAAAATATAGTCTCCTAAATCATAATGATAAAATATTAGTAGGGCTTTCAGGAGGTAAAGATAGTTATACATTGTTTAAGATATTGTTAGAAATCCACGACCCTGCAAAAATAATAGGTCTAATGATTGAAGAGGGAATTAATGGATATAATAGAGAAGAACAATATGTATTCATTAAAAATATTTGTAAGGAATTCAACGTTGATTGTATAAAGACCGACTTAAAAAGAGAACTAGGATATAGTGTCGACGACTTTATGTATCTTCAACATAGAAAGTCCCTTAAATTTTCAGCATGCACATATTGTGGTATTGCTAGAAGACGAGTCCTTAACTACTATGCTCGCATATATAATGTTGATAAAGTTGCTACAGGTCATAATCTAGATGATGAAGTTCAAACATATATCATAAATATCCTTAGAGGTGACATAATGAGACTTGTACAACTTCACCCACTTAGTGAAGTCCATAGTGTTTCACTTGTTAAGAGGATAAAGCCTCTTCGTATTATCTATGAGTATGAGACAGCATTTTTTGCGTATTTAGAACATTATCACTTTCAGGAGACAGAATGTCCATATATTAGTGAAGAGCCTACACTTAGAGTTAGAGTTAGAGAATTGCTGTATTCGTTAGAGAATAGATATCCTGGTATTCAGCTTAGGTTTATAGAGTATATAGATAAGATCTTAGAACCCTATGTAATTTCATCAAGATATAGAAATATAGAGTTGCCTAGATGTATAAATTGTGGTGAACCGACTTCTCCTAATAGACTACTCTGTAAGCTATGTGAATTGATGAATCTATTAAAAGATAATAGATGA
- a CDS encoding protein of unknown function DUF211 (COGs: COG1888 conserved hypothetical protein~InterPro IPR003831~KEGG: ape:APE_0680a.1 hypothetical protein~PFAM: protein of unknown function DUF211~SPTR: Q9YE91 Putative uncharacterized protein~PFAM: Uncharacterized ArCR, COG1888): protein MGIKKIVLDVLKMLKGPTIIDVARRLLEIDGIKSVNIKVNEIDVETLTLTITIEGTDIDFNTIKNVIEDLGGVIHSVDEVTATKE from the coding sequence ATGGGAATAAAGAAAATAGTTTTAGATGTACTAAAAATGTTAAAGGGGCCTACAATCATAGATGTTGCAAGAAGGCTACTTGAGATAGATGGAATTAAAAGTGTTAATATAAAGGTAAACGAAATAGATGTTGAAACCTTGACACTAACCATAACTATTGAAGGTACAGATATAGATTTCAATACAATTAAGAATGTTATTGAGGATTTAGGAGGAGTTATCCATAGTGTCGATGAAGTTACAGCAACAAAGGAATAA
- a CDS encoding conserved hypothetical protein (KEGG: smr:Smar_1384 hypothetical protein~SPTR: A3DPB5 Putative uncharacterized protein), whose translation MDALKSILLDIIQRYGQKAVIILKTAINIAKSNRLKGLETPGDFDYKSLVEALAASGITYNPSLFLRALEREYNLIETSYKSSTQRWYVFKDLEAIEKILNMITGSEYLDEDPEIIMIKIQIKSIRPRFWLNKLRYLSVKDRLTKTDLKIFEDFAFRVLPKLIRILRKAEEYEEQLYAEINMMKEIISLAQSVSERLDIVINMPLDDENSINTLNLKEAPEKLRP comes from the coding sequence ATGGATGCTTTAAAATCTATACTTCTAGACATAATTCAGCGTTATGGACAAAAAGCTGTAATAATACTCAAAACAGCTATTAATATAGCTAAATCAAATAGATTGAAGGGTTTAGAAACACCTGGAGATTTTGATTACAAAAGCCTTGTAGAAGCACTTGCTGCCTCTGGTATTACATATAATCCATCGTTATTTCTTCGAGCACTTGAAAGAGAATACAATCTCATTGAAACAAGTTATAAGAGTTCAACACAGCGTTGGTATGTCTTTAAAGATTTAGAAGCAATTGAAAAAATACTTAATATGATTACGGGTTCTGAATACTTAGATGAGGATCCCGAGATCATAATGATAAAAATACAGATTAAGAGCATAAGACCTAGATTCTGGCTTAATAAGTTAAGATACTTAAGTGTAAAGGATAGATTAACAAAAACAGATTTAAAGATATTTGAAGACTTTGCATTTAGGGTTCTTCCAAAGTTAATTAGAATATTGAGAAAGGCTGAAGAATATGAAGAACAGCTATATGCAGAAATAAACATGATGAAGGAGATAATAAGTTTAGCTCAAAGCGTTTCTGAACGTTTGGATATAGTAATAAACATGCCTTTAGATGATGAGAATAGCATTAATACCTTAAATCTTAAGGAGGCGCCAGAAAAACTCCGTCCTTAG